In the Marinomonas algicola genome, one interval contains:
- a CDS encoding DsbA family protein, producing MSATLIYCYDPMCSWCWGFKPTWTALQKALQPMIESKEILIDYMLGGLAVDSNEPMPMPMQTMLHGTWERISDQLGTEFNFNFWTECQPRRSTYPACRACFVARDQNLEAEMVLAIQEAYYLKAKNPSDVDTLSDCAEHIGLNPIEFQKAMQHTKDQGLLEKEISSARSLGLNSFPSLAVLKGDKLTHIQIDYKDPMTMLNNIKAAIQPTPR from the coding sequence ATGTCAGCCACATTAATTTATTGTTATGACCCTATGTGTAGCTGGTGCTGGGGCTTTAAACCAACATGGACAGCACTGCAAAAAGCGCTGCAGCCAATGATTGAATCGAAAGAAATTTTAATCGATTACATGCTGGGAGGCTTAGCCGTTGATTCAAATGAACCAATGCCAATGCCTATGCAAACCATGTTACATGGCACTTGGGAGCGCATTTCAGATCAATTAGGAACCGAATTTAACTTTAATTTTTGGACGGAATGTCAACCAAGACGTTCAACTTATCCGGCATGCAGAGCCTGTTTTGTTGCAAGAGATCAAAACCTTGAGGCAGAAATGGTACTCGCTATACAAGAAGCCTATTATCTCAAAGCAAAGAACCCTTCGGATGTAGACACATTGAGTGATTGTGCTGAACACATTGGACTGAACCCAATTGAGTTTCAAAAAGCCATGCAACATACAAAAGACCAAGGTTTATTAGAAAAAGAGATCAGCAGTGCTCGTAGCTTAGGGCTGAACTCATTTCCATCTCTAGCGGTGTTAAAAGGCGACAAATTAACCCATATCCAAATTGATTATAAAGACCCAATGACTATGCTAAACAATATTAAAGCGGCGATACAACCCACACCCAGATAA
- a CDS encoding amino acid aminotransferase, producing the protein MFAHIPAAPADPILGLNDAYNNDNNPHKINLGVGVYKDEQGNTPILQSVKQAEERLLTEESTKSYLSIEGTETYRQCVQALLFGEDHPILAKKLAHTAHTPGGTGALRVAAEFIKKHLPEATVWVSNPTWANHQAIFQSVGLEVGSYAYYDAATKSLDFESLLASLSQIPEGDVVLFHGCCHNPTGIDPTKEQWQQLAKLCGKQGFLPLFDFAYQGFGVGLEEDAQGLRTFTAQVPEMLIASSFSKNFGLYNERVGALTIVCETSDHANAAFTQIKRAARTNYSNPPAHGASIVSEILSNKVLRSLWEMELQSMRTRIHDMRGLFVSTLRSKGVEQDFSFISKQQGMFSFSGLNPEQVSQLRKQFGIYIVGSGRINVAGMTHENMDPLCSAIAEILNQS; encoded by the coding sequence ATGTTTGCACACATACCAGCTGCTCCAGCTGATCCAATTCTTGGCTTAAACGACGCTTATAATAACGATAACAACCCACATAAAATCAATTTAGGGGTGGGTGTTTACAAAGATGAGCAAGGCAACACACCTATTTTGCAATCGGTAAAACAAGCAGAAGAACGTTTATTAACAGAAGAATCAACCAAAAGCTATTTGAGCATTGAAGGAACTGAAACGTACAGACAATGCGTTCAAGCACTGCTGTTTGGTGAAGATCATCCTATTCTCGCTAAGAAATTGGCACATACGGCACATACACCCGGAGGAACTGGGGCGTTACGAGTAGCCGCTGAATTCATTAAGAAACACTTACCCGAAGCGACGGTTTGGGTGAGTAACCCGACGTGGGCTAACCATCAAGCTATTTTCCAATCTGTTGGTTTAGAAGTAGGCAGCTACGCCTACTACGATGCGGCGACCAAAAGTCTTGATTTTGAATCTTTATTGGCGAGCCTATCGCAAATTCCTGAAGGTGATGTCGTTCTCTTTCACGGCTGTTGCCACAATCCCACAGGTATCGATCCAACCAAAGAGCAATGGCAGCAATTAGCAAAATTATGCGGCAAGCAAGGATTCTTACCCTTATTCGATTTTGCGTATCAAGGCTTCGGTGTCGGTTTAGAGGAAGACGCTCAAGGACTACGTACCTTTACAGCACAAGTGCCTGAGATGCTAATTGCCAGTTCATTTTCAAAAAACTTCGGTTTATACAATGAACGTGTTGGCGCATTAACCATTGTTTGTGAAACCTCTGATCATGCCAATGCGGCCTTCACTCAAATTAAACGTGCCGCGAGAACAAACTATTCTAATCCACCAGCACACGGTGCTTCTATTGTGTCCGAAATTCTGTCAAACAAAGTACTACGTAGTTTGTGGGAAATGGAATTACAAAGTATGCGAACCCGTATACATGATATGCGAGGGCTCTTTGTTAGTACATTACGCTCAAAAGGTGTTGAACAAGACTTCTCCTTTATTTCAAAACAACAAGGCATGTTTTCTTTTTCAGGCTTAAACCCTGAACAGGTATCTCAATTAAGAAAACAATTTGGTATTTATATTGTTGGCTCTGGACGTATCAACGTTGCAGGCATGACACATGAAAATATGGATCCTTTATGTTCAGCTATTGCGGAAATACTCAACCAGAGTTAG